A genomic stretch from Pontivivens ytuae includes:
- a CDS encoding xanthine dehydrogenase family protein molybdopterin-binding subunit: protein MPGNRLFRWEVGDEAATAAAFERAETVVEVAITNQRLVVNALEPRGIVVDPGGEATRIWVSNQGVHAARNDITRDLARNADTLQVLSPDVGGGFGMKLINHPEYSLAVALAEETGQPVKWTAGRSESFLADVQARDLHTRAEGAFDAKGRLLGLRWHSTSNVGAYTPGYGAAVHTMFSGHLIGGVYDVSAVHHVVEGVVTNSTPVDAYRGAGKPEVLHVMERLMSAAARRIGLDQVEIRRRNLIRPYQIPYTTAGGIEFDALDAPAVLDKAIAAADWAGFPARAQAARSAGRLAGIGLAYYYERTGGGPVERGRIEMQADGTILAHVGTQSSGQGHETAWAQVIADQLGVPFDSVRIEAGDSAALPDGGGTGGSRSAVQASRVFLRASEALVDAALDAATELLEVARPDLAFDREAGAIRIAGTDRAASLQEVAAHAGGLTATGAVDDKITTTPNGAHIAEVEVDTDTGEVRLTRYTVVDDFGRVINPMIVTGQVHGGVTQGIGQVLGEAMVWNEDGQPLAASYMDYRMPRAADLPFFDVELVELPTPSNPLGLKGCGEAGSVAAVGATANAVMDALALADVHDLAPPYTPVRVWEALNHR from the coding sequence TTGCCGGGCAACCGGCTTTTTCGGTGGGAGGTCGGGGACGAGGCCGCGACCGCCGCGGCCTTCGAGCGTGCCGAGACCGTGGTCGAGGTGGCGATCACGAACCAGCGGCTCGTCGTGAACGCGCTGGAGCCGCGCGGGATCGTCGTCGATCCCGGTGGGGAGGCGACACGGATCTGGGTCAGCAACCAGGGTGTCCACGCCGCGCGCAACGACATCACCCGCGACCTCGCCCGGAACGCCGACACTTTGCAGGTGCTGTCCCCCGATGTCGGTGGCGGCTTCGGCATGAAGTTAATCAATCATCCGGAGTACAGCCTCGCCGTCGCCTTGGCCGAGGAGACCGGCCAGCCGGTGAAATGGACCGCGGGCCGCAGCGAGTCCTTTCTCGCCGATGTGCAGGCCCGCGATCTGCACACGCGGGCCGAGGGCGCCTTCGATGCCAAGGGGCGTCTGCTCGGCCTGCGCTGGCACTCCACGTCGAATGTTGGGGCCTACACGCCCGGCTACGGTGCGGCCGTGCACACCATGTTTTCCGGGCACCTGATCGGCGGCGTCTACGACGTGTCGGCCGTTCACCACGTGGTCGAGGGTGTCGTCACCAACTCCACACCGGTGGACGCCTATCGCGGCGCGGGCAAGCCCGAGGTGCTCCACGTCATGGAGCGGCTGATGAGTGCCGCCGCCCGGCGGATCGGGCTCGACCAGGTGGAGATCCGGCGGCGCAATCTCATCCGCCCGTACCAGATCCCTTACACCACCGCCGGTGGAATCGAGTTCGACGCACTCGACGCGCCCGCCGTGCTCGACAAGGCCATCGCGGCGGCGGACTGGGCGGGCTTCCCCGCGCGGGCGCAGGCGGCGCGCAGCGCCGGACGCCTCGCCGGGATCGGCCTCGCCTACTACTACGAACGCACCGGCGGCGGCCCGGTGGAGCGCGGGCGGATCGAGATGCAGGCGGACGGCACCATCCTCGCCCATGTCGGCACGCAGAGCTCCGGCCAGGGGCATGAGACCGCGTGGGCGCAGGTCATCGCCGACCAGCTTGGCGTTCCCTTCGACAGTGTCCGGATCGAGGCGGGCGACAGTGCCGCCCTGCCCGATGGGGGCGGCACCGGCGGCTCCCGCTCCGCTGTTCAGGCGAGCCGGGTCTTCCTGCGCGCCTCCGAAGCGCTGGTGGACGCCGCCCTCGATGCCGCGACGGAACTGCTGGAGGTCGCCCGCCCCGACCTCGCCTTCGACCGGGAGGCCGGCGCGATCCGCATCGCGGGCACCGACCGCGCCGCCTCGCTGCAGGAGGTCGCGGCCCATGCCGGCGGCCTCACCGCCACCGGCGCCGTGGACGACAAGATCACCACGACGCCCAACGGCGCCCATATCGCGGAGGTCGAGGTGGACACTGACACGGGCGAGGTCCGCCTCACCCGCTACACCGTCGTCGACGACTTCGGCCGCGTCATCAATCCGATGATCGTGACCGGACAGGTGCATGGCGGCGTCACGCAAGGCATCGGCCAAGTGCTGGGCGAGGCCATGGTTTGGAACGAGGACGGCCAGCCCCTCGCCGCCTCCTACATGGATTACCGGATGCCGCGAGCCGCCGACCTGCCCTTCTTCGACGTGGAGCTGGTGGAGCTGCCGACACCCTCGAACCCGCTGGGGCTGAAGGGCTGCGGCGAGGCGGGCTCCGTCGCCGCCGTCGGGGCGACGGCGAACGCGGTGATGGACGCACTCGCGCTGGCGGACGTCCACGATCTCGCCCCGCCCTACACCCCCGTCCGCGTGTGGGAAGCGCTGAACCATCGATAA
- a CDS encoding alkene reductase, whose protein sequence is MSDETLFTPVTIGDVELKNRVFMAPLTRNRARAEDDAPYEIHADYYAQRAGAGLIITEATQVTPEGKGYAWTPGIYSDAQIAGWKAVTDAVHAKGGKIALQLWHVGRISHTSLQPGGQPPVAPSAIKAEAQTFDGQQMVDVSEPRALETAEVKRLVNDFRVAARNAKEAGFDMVEVHAANGYLIDQFLRDGANQRDDEYGGSIEKRVRLLREVLAAVTEEFGAGRTGVRFSPFSEMNGLKDSDPMALFAEAVNAANEYGLAYIHVVEGQTGGPRDLAEGHSTAPLREAFDGAYIANNGYDRALAIEAVGEGQADAIAFGVPFIANPDLPHRLEVNAPLNEADPSTFYGGGREGYTDYPFLDESKAA, encoded by the coding sequence ATGTCGGACGAGACACTCTTTACCCCGGTCACCATCGGCGACGTCGAGCTGAAGAACCGGGTGTTCATGGCCCCGCTGACGCGCAACCGCGCCCGGGCCGAGGACGACGCCCCCTACGAGATCCACGCCGACTACTACGCGCAGCGCGCGGGCGCGGGCCTCATCATCACCGAGGCGACGCAGGTCACGCCGGAGGGCAAAGGCTATGCCTGGACGCCCGGCATCTACTCCGACGCGCAGATCGCCGGGTGGAAGGCCGTGACCGACGCGGTGCACGCCAAGGGCGGCAAGATCGCGCTGCAACTCTGGCATGTCGGCCGCATCTCGCACACCTCGCTGCAGCCGGGCGGCCAGCCGCCGGTGGCACCTTCGGCGATCAAGGCCGAAGCGCAGACCTTCGACGGTCAGCAGATGGTCGACGTCTCCGAGCCACGTGCGCTGGAGACGGCGGAGGTGAAGCGCCTCGTGAACGATTTCCGCGTCGCGGCCCGCAATGCCAAGGAAGCAGGCTTCGACATGGTCGAGGTCCATGCCGCGAACGGCTACTTGATCGACCAATTCCTGCGCGACGGTGCGAACCAGCGCGATGACGAGTACGGCGGCTCGATCGAGAAACGCGTGCGCCTGCTGCGCGAGGTCCTCGCCGCGGTGACCGAGGAGTTCGGCGCCGGGCGCACCGGCGTCCGCTTCTCCCCCTTCTCCGAGATGAACGGGCTGAAGGACAGCGACCCGATGGCCCTGTTCGCCGAGGCGGTGAACGCCGCCAACGAATATGGCCTCGCCTATATCCACGTCGTGGAAGGCCAGACCGGCGGCCCGCGCGATCTGGCCGAGGGGCACTCCACCGCGCCGCTGCGCGAGGCGTTTGACGGCGCCTATATCGCCAATAACGGCTATGACCGGGCGCTCGCCATCGAGGCGGTCGGCGAGGGCCAAGCCGACGCCATCGCGTTCGGCGTGCCCTTCATCGCGAACCCGGACCTGCCGCATCGGCTGGAGGTGAACGCCCCGCTGAACGAGGCTGACCCCTCCACCTTCTACGGTGGCGGGCGCGAGGGCTACACCGATTACCCCTTCCTCGACGAGAGCAAGGCCGCCTAG
- the secA gene encoding preprotein translocase subunit SecA, translating into MLGFGTVAKKLFGTTNDRKVRSVRPLVEKINALEPDMQALDDTALKAKTHEFVGRHENGESLDDLLPEAFAAMREAAVRSLGMRPFDVQLIGGIFLHRGNISEMKTGEGKTLMATLPVYLNALTRRGVHVVTVNDYLARRDAEWMAKVYNFMGLSVGVVVPGMEEQAKKQAYDCDVVYATNNELGFDYLRDNMKTSIDQMVQRDHYFAIVDEVDSILIDEARTPLIISGPTQDRSELYITLDKFIPELSEEHYELDEKQRSATLTEEGNEFLEGRLKEAGLLEEDATMYDPESTTIVHHVTQALRAHKLFTRDKDYIVKNDEVILIDEFTGRMMQGRRMSEGLHQAMEAKEGVKIQPENVTLASVTFQNYFRLYDKLGGMTGTAMTEADEFMEIYGLGVVEVPTNRPIAREDHDDQVYRTTREKYEAIVDEIKKAQEKGQPTLVGTTSIEKSELLSQMLKKAGVQHNVLNARFHEQEAAIIAQAGRYGAVTIATNMAGRGTDIKLGGNAEMMAQVEAAEKGITDEGEIATLEQKHESEVEAEKQKVLDAGGLFVLATERHESRRIDNQLRGRSGRQGDPGRTNFYLSLEDDLMRIFGSDRLDNMLQKLGMKEGEAIIHPWVNKALERAQGKVEARNFDIRKNLLKYDDVMNDQRKAIFGQRREIMEADDLSEIVTDMRHEVVDDLVTEHVPARAYADQWETEALSERVRDVFGLDLPVVAWADEEGVDDEDLRERITAEVDNAAAKKVGQYGADTMRGVEKRILLQTIDKEWREHLLTLDHLRSVIGFRGYAQRDPLNEFKTEAFALFEGLLSGLREKVTKQLAHVQVLSPEERQQIIERMQALAAEQANAPQVAQTPAPTPEPVGAGAPAGRSAPAGPALDPERPETWGEVGRNAPCPCGSGKKYKHCHGRV; encoded by the coding sequence ATGCTCGGATTCGGAACGGTCGCGAAGAAGCTCTTCGGCACGACCAATGACCGCAAGGTCCGCTCCGTCCGCCCGCTCGTCGAGAAAATCAATGCACTAGAGCCTGATATGCAGGCCCTCGACGATACCGCCCTCAAGGCCAAGACCCACGAATTCGTCGGCCGTCACGAGAATGGCGAGAGCCTCGACGACCTGCTGCCCGAAGCCTTCGCCGCGATGCGCGAGGCGGCGGTGCGGTCGCTGGGCATGCGTCCTTTTGACGTGCAGCTCATCGGCGGGATCTTCCTGCACCGCGGTAACATCTCCGAGATGAAGACCGGTGAGGGCAAGACGCTGATGGCGACGCTGCCCGTCTACCTCAACGCGCTCACCCGCCGCGGCGTCCATGTCGTGACGGTGAACGACTACCTCGCCCGCCGCGATGCGGAGTGGATGGCGAAGGTCTACAACTTCATGGGGCTGTCCGTCGGCGTCGTCGTGCCGGGGATGGAGGAGCAGGCGAAGAAGCAGGCCTACGATTGCGACGTGGTCTATGCCACGAACAACGAGCTCGGCTTCGACTACCTGCGCGACAACATGAAGACTTCGATCGACCAGATGGTGCAGCGCGACCACTACTTCGCCATCGTGGACGAGGTCGACTCGATCCTGATCGACGAGGCGCGCACGCCGCTCATCATCTCCGGCCCCACGCAGGACCGCTCGGAGCTCTACATCACCCTCGACAAGTTCATTCCCGAACTGAGCGAGGAGCATTACGAGCTCGATGAGAAGCAGCGCAGCGCCACGCTGACCGAGGAGGGCAACGAGTTCCTCGAAGGTCGGTTGAAGGAAGCGGGCCTGCTGGAAGAAGACGCGACGATGTACGACCCGGAGTCGACCACCATCGTGCACCACGTCACCCAGGCCCTGCGCGCGCACAAGCTCTTCACCCGCGACAAGGACTACATCGTCAAGAACGACGAGGTGATCCTGATCGACGAGTTCACCGGCCGCATGATGCAGGGCCGCCGCATGTCCGAAGGTCTCCACCAGGCGATGGAGGCCAAGGAAGGCGTGAAGATCCAGCCGGAGAACGTGACGCTCGCGAGCGTGACCTTCCAGAACTACTTCCGCCTCTACGACAAGCTCGGTGGCATGACCGGCACCGCGATGACCGAGGCCGACGAGTTCATGGAGATCTACGGCCTCGGCGTGGTCGAGGTGCCCACGAACCGGCCCATCGCGCGCGAGGATCACGACGATCAGGTCTACCGCACCACGCGGGAGAAGTACGAAGCCATCGTCGATGAGATCAAGAAGGCGCAGGAGAAGGGCCAGCCGACGCTGGTCGGCACCACTTCCATCGAGAAGTCGGAGCTCCTGTCCCAGATGCTGAAGAAGGCCGGGGTGCAGCACAACGTGCTCAACGCCCGCTTCCACGAGCAGGAGGCCGCCATCATCGCGCAGGCCGGCCGCTACGGCGCCGTCACGATCGCGACGAACATGGCGGGCCGCGGGACCGACATCAAACTCGGCGGCAACGCGGAGATGATGGCGCAGGTCGAGGCGGCGGAGAAGGGCATCACCGACGAGGGCGAGATCGCCACGCTCGAGCAGAAGCACGAGAGCGAGGTCGAGGCGGAGAAGCAGAAGGTGCTCGACGCCGGCGGCCTCTTCGTTCTGGCCACCGAGCGCCACGAATCGCGCCGGATCGACAACCAGCTCCGCGGCCGCTCGGGTCGTCAGGGCGATCCGGGTCGCACGAACTTCTACCTCAGCCTCGAAGACGACCTGATGCGCATCTTCGGCTCCGACCGGCTGGACAACATGCTCCAGAAGCTCGGGATGAAGGAAGGCGAGGCGATCATCCATCCCTGGGTGAACAAGGCGCTGGAGCGCGCGCAGGGCAAGGTCGAGGCGCGCAACTTCGATATCCGCAAGAACCTGCTGAAGTACGACGACGTGATGAACGACCAGCGGAAGGCCATCTTCGGCCAGCGGCGGGAGATCATGGAGGCGGACGACCTCTCCGAAATCGTCACCGACATGCGCCACGAGGTGGTCGACGATCTGGTCACGGAGCACGTCCCCGCCCGCGCCTATGCCGACCAGTGGGAGACGGAAGCGCTGTCCGAGCGGGTCCGCGACGTCTTCGGCCTCGACCTGCCGGTCGTCGCCTGGGCCGACGAGGAAGGCGTGGACGACGAGGATCTGCGCGAGCGCATCACCGCCGAGGTGGACAACGCCGCGGCGAAGAAGGTCGGCCAGTACGGGGCCGACACCATGCGCGGCGTCGAGAAGCGGATTCTGCTCCAGACCATCGACAAGGAGTGGCGCGAGCACCTGCTGACGCTCGACCACCTGCGCTCGGTCATCGGGTTCCGCGGCTACGCGCAGCGCGATCCGCTCAACGAGTTCAAGACGGAGGCGTTCGCGCTGTTCGAGGGGCTCCTGTCCGGCCTGCGGGAGAAGGTGACGAAGCAGCTCGCGCACGTGCAGGTCCTCTCGCCCGAGGAGCGCCAGCAGATCATCGAGCGGATGCAGGCGCTGGCCGCCGAGCAGGCGAACGCGCCGCAGGTCGCACAGACCCCGGCGCCGACGCCCGAGCCTGTCGGCGCGGGCGCGCCTGCCGGGCGGAGTGCCCCCGCAGGTCCGGCGCTCGACCCAGAGCGGCCCGAGACCTGGGGCGAGGTCGGCCGCAACGCCCCGTGCCCCTGCGGCTCCGGCAAGAAGTACAAGCACTGTCACGGCCGCGTTTGA
- a CDS encoding peptidylprolyl isomerase, with translation MSKLTMTTALALSLAIAWSATAQETGSETTDTEAAPVEDAAPVAEAEPEAEPVELDLDTVVATVNGTEITLGHVAAIRDRLPQQYRQLPTEVLYEGLVDQLIDQTLLADQAEGEGALDRRRVRVQLENERRGVLANETIAEVLNSAVTDDAIEEAYEEVTSGMTRTTEFNASHILVESEEEAREVITELDGGADFAALAQERSTGPSGPNGGNLGWFGPGQMVPEFDAAVQALEVGGVSEPVQTQFGWHVVLLNETRLSPLPPIEQVRPEIIQQLNQEALQGEIDSLREGAEIERVELDVPEGALDTLDLTAE, from the coding sequence ATGTCCAAGCTGACAATGACCACTGCGCTCGCGCTGAGCCTTGCCATCGCCTGGAGCGCCACGGCTCAGGAAACTGGGAGCGAAACGACAGATACCGAAGCGGCACCTGTCGAGGATGCGGCACCCGTCGCCGAGGCGGAGCCCGAGGCCGAACCGGTCGAGCTCGACCTCGACACGGTCGTCGCCACCGTAAACGGGACCGAGATCACGCTGGGCCACGTCGCCGCCATCCGTGACCGGCTGCCGCAACAGTATCGGCAGCTCCCGACCGAGGTGCTCTACGAGGGCCTCGTCGACCAGCTCATCGACCAGACCCTGCTCGCCGATCAGGCCGAGGGGGAGGGGGCGCTCGACCGCCGCCGCGTCCGCGTGCAGCTCGAGAACGAGCGCCGCGGCGTGCTCGCCAACGAGACCATCGCCGAGGTGCTGAACTCCGCCGTCACCGACGACGCGATCGAGGAGGCCTATGAAGAGGTCACCTCCGGCATGACCCGGACGACCGAGTTCAACGCCTCCCACATCCTCGTCGAGAGCGAGGAGGAGGCCCGCGAGGTCATCACCGAGCTCGACGGCGGCGCCGATTTCGCGGCTCTGGCGCAGGAACGCTCCACAGGCCCGTCCGGGCCCAATGGCGGCAATCTTGGCTGGTTCGGCCCGGGCCAGATGGTCCCCGAATTCGATGCGGCCGTCCAGGCGCTCGAAGTCGGCGGCGTGTCCGAGCCCGTGCAGACCCAGTTCGGCTGGCACGTCGTCCTGCTCAACGAGACCCGGCTGAGCCCCCTGCCCCCGATCGAGCAGGTCCGGCCGGAGATCATCCAACAGCTCAACCAGGAAGCCCTGCAGGGCGAAATCGATTCGCTGCGCGAGGGCGCGGAGATCGAGCGCGTCGAACTCGACGTTCCGGAAGGCGCCCTGGATACGCTTGATCTGACAGCCGAATAA
- the argJ gene encoding bifunctional glutamate N-acetyltransferase/amino-acid acetyltransferase ArgJ translates to MPTITRLLPETAKADAAPLAPREGATKLAPVDGVRFAAVEAGVRYQGRLDVMLAELAPGSSVAGVFTRSATRAAPVLMCERHLKILPAADAPFAILVNSGNANAFTGKHGDTSTDTLATALADRLGCPATHIFPASTGVIGERLPHDRIEAKLDELIAGLSAENGARAAAAIMTTDTYVKGASTTCDLGAPVTISGIAKGSGMIAPDMATMLVYIFTDAAIARPVLQEILSELTHETFNAITVDGDTSTSDTLILGATGRAEMKRIETRDDPRVQVFEEALHAVMLDLAHQVVRDGEGARKFVEIAVSGAASDASARRIGMSIANSPLVKTAIAGEDPNWGRIVMAVGKSGEPADRDRLTIRFGDVLVAQEGWVAESYSEDAGAEHMKQDEITIRVDLGIGGGTDTVWTCDLTDRYIAINADYRS, encoded by the coding sequence ATGCCCACCATCACCCGATTGCTGCCGGAAACGGCCAAGGCCGACGCCGCCCCGCTGGCGCCGCGCGAGGGCGCGACCAAGCTCGCGCCGGTCGACGGCGTCCGGTTCGCAGCCGTCGAGGCGGGTGTCCGCTACCAGGGCCGGCTCGACGTGATGCTGGCCGAGCTCGCACCGGGCAGCAGCGTCGCGGGCGTCTTCACCCGCTCCGCCACCCGCGCCGCGCCGGTGCTGATGTGCGAGCGGCACCTGAAGATCCTGCCTGCCGCCGACGCGCCCTTCGCGATCCTCGTCAACTCGGGCAACGCCAATGCCTTCACCGGCAAGCATGGCGATACCTCCACGGATACGCTGGCCACGGCCCTCGCCGACCGGCTGGGCTGCCCGGCCACCCACATCTTCCCCGCCTCCACCGGCGTGATCGGCGAGCGGCTGCCCCACGACCGGATCGAGGCGAAGCTCGACGAACTGATCGCGGGGCTCTCGGCGGAGAACGGCGCCCGCGCCGCCGCCGCGATCATGACGACCGACACTTATGTGAAGGGGGCGAGCACGACCTGCGACCTCGGCGCGCCGGTCACGATCTCCGGCATCGCCAAGGGCTCCGGCATGATCGCGCCCGACATGGCGACGATGCTCGTCTACATCTTCACCGACGCCGCCATCGCCCGGCCCGTGCTGCAGGAGATCCTGTCGGAGCTCACGCACGAGACCTTCAACGCGATCACGGTGGACGGCGACACCTCGACCTCCGACACCCTGATCCTCGGCGCCACCGGCCGCGCGGAGATGAAGCGGATCGAGACGCGCGACGACCCGCGCGTCCAGGTCTTCGAGGAAGCGCTGCACGCCGTCATGCTCGACCTCGCCCATCAGGTGGTCCGCGACGGCGAGGGCGCTCGCAAGTTCGTGGAGATCGCGGTAAGCGGCGCCGCCTCCGACGCCTCAGCCCGCCGCATCGGCATGTCCATCGCCAACTCCCCCCTCGTGAAGACCGCCATCGCGGGCGAGGACCCCAACTGGGGCCGCATCGTCATGGCCGTAGGCAAGTCGGGCGAGCCCGCCGACCGCGACCGCCTCACCATCCGCTTCGGCGACGTGCTCGTCGCACAGGAGGGCTGGGTGGCCGAGAGCTACAGCGAGGATGCGGGCGCCGAGCACATGAAGCAGGACGAGATCACTATCCGCGTCGATCTGGGCATCGGCGGTGGCACCGACACCGTCTGGACCTGCGATCTGACCGACCGCTACATCGCGATCAACGCCGACTACCGCTCATGA
- a CDS encoding (deoxy)nucleoside triphosphate pyrophosphohydrolase yields the protein MRMVLVSAVALIDPDGRVLLAQRPEGKSMAGLWEFPGGKVEPGETPEAALIRELQEELGIGTWESCLAPLTFASHAYKDFHLLMPLFACRKWTGIAQGQEGQALRWVRKSELRELPMPEADVPLVAHLIDWL from the coding sequence ATGAGGATGGTCCTCGTCTCCGCCGTCGCCCTGATCGATCCCGACGGGCGCGTCCTTTTGGCGCAACGCCCCGAGGGCAAGAGCATGGCCGGCCTCTGGGAGTTTCCCGGCGGCAAGGTCGAGCCCGGCGAAACGCCCGAAGCCGCCCTGATCCGGGAACTGCAGGAGGAGCTCGGCATCGGCACGTGGGAGAGCTGCCTAGCCCCGCTCACCTTCGCGAGCCATGCATACAAGGACTTTCACCTCCTGATGCCGCTCTTCGCCTGTCGGAAATGGACCGGCATCGCGCAAGGACAGGAGGGGCAGGCGCTGCGCTGGGTCCGCAAGTCGGAGCTGCGTGAGCTGCCGATGCCGGAGGCCGATGTTCCCCTTGTGGCCCATCTGATCGACTGGCTCTGA